A stretch of the Gracilinanus agilis isolate LMUSP501 chromosome 4, AgileGrace, whole genome shotgun sequence genome encodes the following:
- the RNF157 gene encoding E3 ubiquitin ligase RNF157 isoform X1, whose amino-acid sequence MGALTSRQHAGVEEVDIPSNSVYRYPPKSGSYFASHFIMGGEKFDSTHPEGYLFGENSDLNFLGNRPVAFPYAAPPPQEPVKTLRSLINIRKDTLRLVKCTEEVKTPGEEVSRAKVYYNVEFTFDTDARVAITIYYQATEEFQNGIASYIPKDNSLQSETVHYKRGVCQQFCLPSHTVDPSEWAEEELGFDLDREVYPLVVHAVVDEGDEHFGHCHVLLATFEKHTDGTFCVKPLKQKQVVDGVSYLLQEIYGIENKYNTQDSKVAEDEVNDNSAECVVCLSDVRDTLILPCRHLCLCNTCADTLRYQANNCPICRLPFRALLQIRAMRKKLGPLSPTNFNPIISSQTSDSEEHSSSENIPLGYEVVSLLEALNGPLTPSPAAPPLHVLGDTHLSGMLPSYGSDGHLPPLRTVSPLDRLSDCSSQELKLKNSLSKSISQNSSMLHEEEDDEQSCSESEMHLSPRQSPHQLEEDCGATPESENLTLSSSGAIGQSSCTGTPLSSTISSPEDPVSSSLAQSVMSIASSQSQNSQISTDTVSSMSGSYIAPGTEEEGDALPSPFAASGAPSEEGELMPVESPDGDFVGVPAEEQDAEGNDVLEEEDGSPTQEDGQRTCAFLGMECDNNNDIDIAVVKTLDNKLCSEVCLPGTWQVDNNAISCRNSQCWHLSSSSLEDPENEPCVKGSMAV is encoded by the exons TTTCCATATGCAGCCCCACCTCCCCAAGAGCCTGTGAAGACCCTGAGAAGTCTGATCAACATCCGCAAAGATACTCTAAGGCTAGTAAA GTGCACTGAAGAAGTAAAAACCCCTGGAGAAGAGGTCAGCAGAGCCAAAGTCTACTACAATGTAGAGTTCACGTTTGACACTGATGCCCGAGTGGCAATCACCATCTATTATCAGGCCACTGAAGAGTTCCAGAATGGCATAGCCAG CTACATCCCAAAAGACAACAGCCTTCAATCAGAGACTGTGCACTACAAGCGAGGAGTGTGTCAGCAGTTCTGCCTGCCCTCCCATACTGTTGACCCATCTGAATGGGCGGAAGAGGAG CTGGGTTTTGACCTGGACCGAGAAGTCTACCCACTGGTTGTCCATGCTGTAGTGGATGAAGGCGATG AGCATTTTGGACACTGCCATGTACTTTTGGCTACATTTGAAAAG CACACAGATGGCACTTTCTGTGTAAAGCCCCTGAAACAGAAGCAGGTG GTGGATGGGGTCAGTTACCTCCTTCAAGAAATCTATGGGATTGAAAACAAGTACAACACACAGGATTCTAAG GTGGCTGAGGATGAAGTAAATGATAACAGTGCTGAGTGTGTGGTATGTCTCTCGGATGTCCGGGATACCTTGATTTTACCCTGCCGTCACCTCTGCCTCTGTAACACCTGTGCAGACACCCTTCGCTACCAAGCCAACAACTGTCCTATCTGCCGACTGC CATTTCGGGCTCTGCTTCAGATCCGGGCCATGAGGAAGAAACTGGGCCCCTTGTCCCCAACCAACTTTAACCCCATCATCTCTTCCCAAACATCTGACTCTGAAGAACATTCA TCCTCAGAGAACATTCCCTTGGGTTACGAAGTGGTATCTCTGCTGGAAGCCCTAAATGGGCCCCTCACTCCATCCCCAGCCGCTCCTCCACTTCATGTACTTGGAGACACCCACCTGTCAGGGATGTTGCCTTcttatggcagtgatgggcatcTCCCCCCACTCAGAACTGTCTCTCCTCTTGACCGCCTCTCTGACTGCAGCAGCCAAGAACTCAAGCTCAAGAATAGTCTCTCCAA gtccatctcccagaattcatCCATGTTACACGAAGAAGAGGATGATGAGCAGTCCTGTAGCGAGTCTGAAATGCACCTCTCCCCCAGGCAGTCTCCTCATCAGCTTGAAGAG GATTGCGGTGCCACTCCAGAGAGTGAGAATCTCACTTTATCTTCATCAGGAGCCATTGGCCAGTCATCTTGCACAGGGACCCCTCTCTCTTCCACAATTTCTTCCCCAGAAG ACCCTGTCAGCAGCAGCCTGGCACAATCTGTCATGTCCATAGCCTCTTCCCAAAGCCAGAACTCCCAGATCAGCACTGACACGGTCTCCTCTATGTCTGGTTCCTATATTGCCCCTGGCACCGAAGAAGAGGGAGATGCTCTCCCTTCCCCATTTGCTGCTAGTGGAGCTCCATCAGAAGAAGGCGAG TTGATGCCCGTTGAGTCTCCAGATGGTGATTTTGTTGGCGTCCCAGCAGAAGAGCAGGATGCAGAG GGAAACGATGTATTGGAAGAAGAAGATGGATCTCCTACACAGGAAGATG GCCAGAGGACTTGCGCATTCCTAGGTATGGAGTGTGACAATAACAATGACATTGACATCGCAGTCGTGAAAACACTCGACAATAAGCTGTGCTCTGAGGTCTGCTTACCCG gcACCTGGCAGGTGGACAACAATGCTATCAGTTGCAGGAACAGCCAGTGCTGGCACTTGTCATCAAGCAGCCTGGAGGACCCTGAGAACGAGCCTTGTGTAAAGGGCTCCATGGCTGTCTGA